The nucleotide sequence AGTTTTCAAAAAGCCAATTTGATTTATAGTTAATTATAGTGCTTTTTTAATCCCTCTATTGTTCAAAATCTCAGAAGACTATACTTTATTCATAATTCactgacaaaaataaagaatagtgaAGGTTGAAATGGTCTCCTTTCCGACATCTAAGTCCTGGATTGTCCTCACAGGTCATCAAGTCTGCCTGTGTCTGTCCTTGCAGATATTTTCTGTGcctttaaaagtgtgtgtgtgtgttttaacataAGATCATGCGGTGCATATTATTCCAACATTTTTTCACTTTATGTCCTTCTTGATTGTCTTTCATTATCTTCTCTGTCTCGGAGAATTCAGTTGTGTTAATACATACTTTTTGAAGTCCATTTCCCACTAGTGGATGTTCAGTTGTTCATGGTATTTAGTTATTACAGACAAGCCCAACTGGACTATCTGGTACATACATTTCTGCCCATTTATGCCCCCACAGCTGTAGGTAATATTCCCAAAAGGAAAGTGGGagcaaagaatacattttaaattttgattgatATTAATAAGTACTTTCCTACTTTATTTCACCAATCCGTATTAGAAACAATCTATATGGATTTATTTCCCCACATTGTCACTAACACTGAGTagtataaaacattaatatactcaaaattagattgttttcttGAATTTGACTTGAATTTCTTTGATTAGAAGAAGGGTTGACCATCCTCACATCTAGTCACCACTTGATttattatgaattatatatttacatacttgACCCATTTTTCTGTTGTACTATTCATGTTTTTTTCGTTGTTGATTTGTGAAACCTCTTTATTGAAGAAATTTAGCCCTTCATATGTGTTGGAGATTTTTTCCTTagtttgcctttttcattttgtttataggttttatatatgtatgtatattttttttttaatttttaatggaatCAAAACTCTCTTCTATATAAtgctctggtttttaaaatatgttcctaTCAAAAGAAGCCATAAAATTCCAAGTTCctcacaattttattttgaatagtttatgctgggttttgtttttgtttttgttttgcaatttTAATTCTCAGGTACAGGATCTGGACTTGgcacatttcttttaaagatgctTAAGGATGAATTCCCAGATGTATACAGATTCGTGACTTCAGTTTATCCTTCTGGTGAGGATGATGTCATAACCTCGCCTTACAATAGCATCTTGGCAATGAAGGAACTCAACGAGCATGCAGACTGTGTGTTGCCCATTGACAACCAAGTAAGAAATGACACTGTAATTTATGGATATATATACGTTCAGTCTTGTGTTACACTTATATGTGCATAGTAAACATTCTTCATCATTTTTCAGCCTTCCCAtctaagaggaaaaataagtttaaattgtttttcctactcttctttccttcctggtaAAATGTCATCTATGTCCACTCTCGTTAATAGCTTCTCTCccaatattttccctttaaaagtctttatttgaCATCATTAGCAAAATTGACCTGATGGTGAATTCTGGAAAGTTGGGCACAACTATAAAGCCAAAGAGTCTGGTTACTTCAAGTGCTGGGGCTGTTAAGAAACGGCACCAGAAGCCCTTTGATGCAATGAACAACATTGTGGCCAATTTGCTGCTGAACCTAACAAGGTAATCCTATTAATGGCAAAACTTAACATAGTTTGAAAACTTCACTTGTCCTATGATGGTGCTTGTAGTAGCATTTTTGTAATAgcatctttcaggttttctaagtcacaggagggttttttttattttatttaattctgtctAGTGTTTTCAGATCTTGGAGTGATAGACTAGAACTTTAATTTCTGTCACTCCAAAGCATTATTTTCCCAGGTATATTCCGGAGAATATTAATAggtattaagtgaaaaaagtttGCCACAGATTAACACATGAGACCTTGGTTAGATAACAGTAAGCATATTTTTTTTGGCTATAGATTGTCTCATCTTCTAAAGCAGCTAATGTTTATCTCCTTATTGTTAGTTGGTCCAAAACATTTCCTTGACTTTGATCTGGAAGGCTGCTTTGGCATTATTATATTCCAAATTGTAGAGCACATCAGGCAAACTCTTGAAGAATTTAATGAAGTTTatagaataattaaataattattgacCTGTATGTGTTTAATTCAAAGTCTGTTTTAAGTAAGATATTTTTGTATGAGTAATGTGCAACATAATAGTGTCTTGGTTACACGTCATAAAATCCACAAATAAGAATTGATAATAGATGTTGTGTGTTATACTTTAATTATACATGTTATTCATTATACAGAGTTTCACTAATACAAAAAAAGGAGCATATATTCTCTACTGAAGAATGGTGTGCAAAAGGATTTAAGAAAGCCTGCTGAATAGTAAAgctacattcaaaataaaaaattttaacattaaatttttttctcttgctttaatgttaattttttagcTCTGCAAGATTTGAAGGGTCCCTTAATATGGACCTTAATGAAATCAGCATGAATTTAGTTCCTTTTCCACAACTGCATTATCTTGTGTCAAGCCTAACACCTCTCTATACACTGGCAGATGTTAACATTCCTACCCGAAGGTAAGATACAGTAACTTTATTCCAATGACTTGATTATTTGAATTAccttttttcaaaagtttttttaaaacttttaactcTGGGTATtcttttcatgtcattttctttgtgtcattttcattatttgaatGCTTTATTTACaagtcattgtttaaaaaatcagtattaaaCTATTTGacattaaatcttaatttttgaGCTAATGAAATTCCTAAAGATTTGGTTTTATTGAAAAAGATTTCAGGGCTTTGCAATCTGACATACATAAGTCTGAATGCCAGTTCGTTACTAGCTATAGGACCTTGGGCAGGTGCACGTACCTCATATGCTTATTGGGTATCttaaataagaatataagaatCTTTAAAGCTCTTACCACAGTCCAGCACCACAGAAGGCTTTCCAGTGTTACTGTTTATGGTAGCTGCTATATAATTTCCAGAACACCTTGTTTTGTAACTGCGTGTCATTTATAAGCATAAAACTTAATCAGTCTACTTAACCAAAAAATGTAGTTGAAAAATATTCTGAGCACATACAGTGATGATAAGCTTGAAAAGGTCCCACTGGCATCCACAGTTGACTGAAGGAAAAGGTCCTGTCAAACTCTAAGAGGAAAGTATGTAAATGATAAAAACCAGATGAAAGGTCTTTTTTGTAGTTTAAATTTTGACAAAGTAATAATTCTATACTATAGATATCACAGTGCTattgaataacttttatttaggCTGttaacaaataacccagttatgCCAACTAGTAGATAGGACTCTTTCTGCATGGCACGCCGATGACCTTAAGTGACTTGCATTGTATATGGAACATGGGAATCATTCACTAAATGATCACATTATTATCAGCCCCACATATTAAAAATTAGTGTATTTAAAGGTGCATCTTCAGTATGGACACatagaatgtaaattggtgctaAACTATTTACTGTACAATAATGATAGTCCAGACATTTAaagttaattcttaaaaaataaagatgggaaaCTTCTAATTAAGTccagcataaagaaaaaaatgcttgacTTGGTCTTTCAACCTGAATATTTCAAAGCCAATTAAACTTCTTTTAACCCTGCTTTttgacatattttaataaaaattattctgtttGTATTCATATAATCATAGTTTGttacaaaggtttatttttaaaatgtgtttgtgatACTATATAAgggactttaaagatttttatactCTTAGAGAACTTGTCACAATATTCTTTctatctttgtgtctttttacCCCTTTCTGATGTAGTATAGATATTTCAGAGGATGTCAGCATATGAGCACATTTATCCttgagtaaaataataaattgttctaAAATTGTACTATTAGAAGTCAGTTTTAAAGCTCTTCAGTTTCTCGTAGTGAGAATGGTTTTTGTTGTGCCTTTTATTAGTGTTAGTCCTGTAccttattctcatttttagtcacacaaaaataaaataagcacataTGAGGAGTGTTTTAGATTTCTTGAAATTCCATATTTCTAATGTAAATGAAGATAAGTATCCCAAAATTACAAATAGCTCCTTACTAGTTTTTACATTTTGTGGCAGAGGATAAATCAAGAATGAGTTTGCCCACTTGTTGGATAGTGGTTCGTATCCTTTTTTGGGTTTCCTTAACTCCATAAAAATGCCCAAAAGCACATACACACCAAAATTTTGAACACAGTAGCAGAGGATTTACCAACCTCCCACAGCTCTTCATTCCCTAATGGAGTCTTCTGTTCTTGCTATCACATAACCAAGATCGAATGTAATCCCCAGTAGAGTAAAAATTTTTGTTGCTCACTTCTGGGTCTCTtgcacttagaatagtgcctggcacatagtaggcattcagtaaatatgtgttgaatgagtAGGTAACACAGTGTGATTTCTGCAGCTCTTCCCAGACAGTTTGCAGATTCAGCACACAGAATCTAGAGTTATCTAGGGAACCTGATATTTGTATTGAGTTAAGTGGGATAGAAGAACCAGGCTGGGTGGGGCTCTAGGATCCTGTCTATTATTACATATAGTATGTTAGCAccttgttcttcttctctttaaatAAAGGATAAAAGATGTCCTCCTCTGTTTCTTATCAAGATTGTTTTGAGAAAATGATCACTGAAATGGAGAAGGTGTTTGTATGTGACGTTTATTTACATATAAGCAACTATCTTTGCACTTTGTAGTTCTacacagaagaaataatattttgtataaacAGTGATTTTCATTGTTCTAGGTTGGATCAGATGTTTTCAGATGCCTTTAGTAAAGATCACCAGCTAATTCGGGCTGACCCCAAACATAGTCTGTACCTCGCCTGTGCCCTTATGGTTAGAGGAAATGTACAGGTTTCAGATCTTCGCAGAAATATTGAAaggtttgattttatattttcatgataaTTTGTGTGTACCACCTGTGACAGTGTAGCAGCATAGTAGTTCAAATGGCCGCTCTTCAAAATTCTACTGCTGCCATTTAACTAAAGGGTGACCCTAAGCAAATTACTTAGCCTCTCTTagccttatttttctcaaatgtaaaataagaataataatggtACAAAGTTGTTATTTATggatggcacctgggtggctcagtgggttaagcctctgccttcgactcaggtcatgatctcaaggtcctgagatccccacatcgggctctctgctcagcagagagcctgcttccccctctctctctgcctgcttgtgatctctctctctgtcaaataaataaataaaatcttcaaagttgTTATTTATGAATAGTGAATGATAtgggagatattttattttctgaaagtattCAGAAAATTTAACTAGTGCTGTTCTATTACTACCACTACACTGCTTCTAAGTGTATGTTTTACTATTGTTTGACTATTTTTAGGAAAACTACTCTTTTGAATTACAAAGTAAGGATATTGcaatattttcatctctttttcatCTCAGATTTAATGTCTCC is from Mustela erminea isolate mMusErm1 chromosome 4, mMusErm1.Pri, whole genome shotgun sequence and encodes:
- the TUBE1 gene encoding tubulin epsilon chain isoform X2, which produces MEEGVVNEILQGPLRDVFDSKQLITDISGSGNNWAVGHKVFGSLYQEQILEKLRKSAEHCDCLQCFFIIHSMGGGTGSGLGTFLLKMLKDEFPDVYRFVTSVYPSGEDDVITSPYNSILAMKELNEHADCVLPIDNQSLFDIISKIDLMVNSGKLGTTIKPKSLVTSSAGAVKKRHQKPFDAMNNIVANLLLNLTSSARFEGSLNMDLNEISMNLVPFPQLHYLVSSLTPLYTLADVNIPTRRLDQMFSDAFSKDHQLIRADPKHSLYLACALMVRGNVQVSDLRRNIERLKPSLQFVSWNQEGWKTSLCSVPPVGHSHSLLALANNTCVKPTFMELRERFMRLYKKKAHLHHYLQIEGMEESCFMEALSSLSGLIEEYNQLDATKSMPVEDFPRLSVAM